One Phycisphaerae bacterium RAS2 DNA window includes the following coding sequences:
- the barA_2 gene encoding Signal transduction histidine-protein kinase BarA: MRIKRTSQVITISVTILSVAAIGCSFGSLYFRTMQEQNYAERRIALQMLTRLAIGSDRLTSAVRGFAATSDSRFQKDYQYELEIERSRDEAVEALSRLELTGEEDKLLEEAKRNSDNLVSLENRAFEAAARKDNATALAIVYGEEYQKAKLAIMQPITRCHELVDTRLTSHADQLAFRARTMAGTALSALLLNGCAVVGSLLMFYRRRVVNPLADLNQTLRDLLTHKEGVQIGYVNEDSELGEVARSLDSYRRAADEVETQRWVKSHVAEASRLLQEAGQASEFAHRLLSYLVPLLQAGCGALYVHREEADRLEFAGGYGYELPDSAGRAIAMGQGVVGQCAREKKAITLTNVPDDYVRITSGVGGAKPRVILAVPLLSADRAVGVLEIAAFTPPTEIQRTLLDEAARAAALNLEILLRNLKTQELLERVRLLLESTAEGIFGVDTAGAITFVNPTACRMLGYTTPELTGQHSHDLIHHRRPDGSRYPIEECPMYAAYRRGESSRVDDEFLWRKDGSGFPVEYGATPVLKDGVVVGAVISFTDITERKEAESRLRETELFYRSVLESAPDGMMVVDDDGVIRLVNQQVEVLFGYSRDELIGQPIEILVPDSVRPSHVALRDAYIGNPTARDMGVGRELSARRKDGSLFPTEIGLSPVRANGRLQIAVSIRDVSERKKQQEALRQAKEAAEAATMAKSTFLATMSHEIRTPMNAIINMSGLALETELTPKQQQYISVAHASARNLLGIINDILDFSKIEADKLELEAVPFSLRHELEHVTETFRTKVMEKHVELIVHVPSDVPDHLIGDALRFRQVLTNLIGNAFKFTSKGEVAVKISASPAADESGAAMPETLDLCFTVRDTGIGISDDQKGRLFEAFSQADTSTTRKFGGTGLGLAISRRLARMMGGDITFESAPGASTTFVFTARIAFDPSQPAPRRAAPNNLRERPVLVVDDSETSRELLCTLLSGWSIPVTAVGSAEEALALLEQRNHAAGQDPFGMIVLDWMLPGMDGIAAAERIRARAETRSLPIIMISAYAGKEEEARCAEIGVNVFLPKPITASSLFNSLVEAQGARAHTVRRALDLPLEREFEGVRALLAEDNEANQMVAMELLSRLGIDLEIANNGREAIDMARQDPGRYAAILMDMQMPEMDGLEATRRLREDVSFKSIPIIAMTANAMKQDLDACIAAGMNDHITKPVDRAAMLTTLRKWLPSGKQGGRRSSAPGQSASIHSTDSIPALDGLNLAGAMARLGLEFASLRKMLIRFADGQKQTLDELAAAVRSADHSAVARLAHAIAGAAGNLGADELRATAKTLEQAARDGQGGLSALYGPVADQASRVFRSIDSLRPDAAGTIGAESGPFDSRKFCAALERLAAALNESDPAASALALADLNGAGASPGMVDDVARIRAMVEGYEFDDAAQAVARLLKQQRETIQ, translated from the coding sequence ATGCGCATCAAGCGAACCAGTCAGGTCATTACGATCAGCGTCACCATCCTCTCGGTGGCGGCGATCGGCTGCTCGTTCGGCTCGTTGTACTTTCGCACCATGCAGGAGCAAAATTACGCGGAGCGTCGCATCGCGCTGCAGATGCTTACGCGGCTGGCCATCGGGAGCGATCGCCTGACGTCGGCGGTGCGCGGCTTTGCTGCGACGAGCGATTCACGGTTCCAAAAGGACTATCAATACGAACTGGAAATCGAGCGCAGCCGCGACGAGGCCGTGGAAGCACTGTCCCGGCTCGAACTCACGGGGGAAGAAGACAAACTCCTTGAAGAGGCAAAGAGGAACTCTGACAACCTCGTCTCGCTGGAGAATCGCGCGTTCGAAGCCGCCGCGCGCAAGGACAATGCCACGGCGCTTGCGATCGTCTATGGCGAGGAATACCAGAAAGCCAAGCTCGCGATCATGCAGCCGATCACGCGATGCCACGAGCTGGTCGATACCCGGCTGACGAGTCACGCTGACCAGCTTGCCTTTCGAGCGCGGACGATGGCCGGGACCGCGCTGTCCGCGCTGCTGTTGAACGGGTGTGCGGTGGTGGGGTCACTGCTGATGTTCTATCGGCGTCGCGTGGTCAATCCGCTGGCCGATCTGAATCAGACCCTTCGAGACCTACTGACCCACAAGGAAGGAGTTCAGATCGGCTACGTGAACGAGGATTCGGAGCTGGGCGAAGTCGCGCGCTCGCTGGACTCGTATCGCCGTGCCGCGGATGAAGTGGAAACCCAGCGGTGGGTGAAGAGCCACGTGGCCGAGGCATCGCGCCTGCTTCAGGAGGCCGGCCAGGCTTCCGAGTTCGCGCATCGTCTGCTTTCGTACCTGGTCCCGCTGCTGCAGGCGGGGTGCGGCGCGCTGTACGTGCATCGCGAGGAAGCCGATCGCCTCGAATTCGCCGGTGGATACGGTTACGAACTTCCCGACAGCGCCGGCAGAGCAATCGCGATGGGTCAAGGTGTCGTCGGCCAGTGCGCCCGCGAGAAGAAGGCCATCACGCTCACGAACGTTCCGGATGATTACGTGCGCATCACGTCGGGCGTCGGCGGCGCGAAGCCGCGCGTCATCCTTGCTGTTCCGCTGTTGTCAGCCGATCGCGCGGTTGGCGTGCTTGAGATTGCCGCGTTCACGCCGCCGACCGAGATCCAGCGAACTCTGCTCGATGAAGCCGCCCGGGCCGCTGCGCTGAATCTCGAAATCCTGCTGCGAAATCTGAAGACCCAGGAGCTGCTCGAGCGCGTTCGCCTGCTGCTCGAATCTACGGCCGAGGGCATCTTCGGCGTCGATACCGCAGGGGCGATCACGTTCGTCAACCCGACGGCTTGCCGCATGCTCGGTTACACGACCCCCGAGCTGACCGGGCAGCATTCACATGACCTGATCCATCACCGTCGTCCCGACGGCAGCCGGTACCCGATCGAAGAATGCCCGATGTACGCGGCCTATCGGCGCGGCGAAAGCAGCCGCGTGGATGATGAGTTCCTCTGGCGCAAGGACGGTTCGGGCTTTCCCGTGGAGTATGGCGCGACGCCTGTATTAAAGGACGGCGTCGTCGTGGGCGCGGTCATCAGCTTCACCGACATCACGGAGCGCAAGGAAGCCGAGAGCCGTCTGCGCGAAACGGAACTGTTCTACCGCAGCGTGCTGGAATCCGCGCCGGACGGCATGATGGTCGTCGATGACGACGGCGTGATTCGCCTCGTCAACCAGCAGGTTGAAGTGTTGTTCGGCTACTCGCGTGACGAACTCATCGGCCAGCCGATCGAGATTCTCGTTCCCGACTCGGTGCGTCCGTCGCACGTGGCGTTGCGCGACGCGTACATCGGCAATCCCACGGCGCGCGACATGGGCGTCGGCCGCGAGCTTTCGGCCCGCCGCAAGGACGGCAGCTTGTTCCCGACGGAAATCGGCCTAAGCCCTGTCCGCGCCAACGGTCGATTGCAGATCGCCGTCTCCATTCGCGATGTGTCGGAGCGCAAGAAACAGCAGGAAGCGCTGCGTCAGGCCAAGGAGGCTGCCGAGGCCGCGACGATGGCGAAGAGCACATTCCTCGCGACGATGAGCCACGAGATTCGTACGCCGATGAATGCGATCATCAACATGTCCGGCCTGGCGCTGGAGACTGAACTGACGCCCAAACAGCAGCAGTACATCAGTGTCGCCCATGCGTCGGCGCGCAACCTGCTCGGGATCATCAATGACATTCTGGATTTCTCCAAGATCGAAGCGGACAAGCTCGAGCTGGAAGCCGTGCCGTTCAGTCTGCGCCACGAACTGGAGCACGTGACCGAGACGTTCCGCACAAAGGTCATGGAGAAGCACGTGGAGTTGATCGTCCACGTTCCGTCGGACGTGCCCGATCATCTCATCGGCGATGCGCTGCGCTTCCGGCAGGTGCTGACCAACCTGATCGGCAACGCCTTCAAGTTCACGAGCAAGGGGGAAGTGGCGGTGAAGATCTCCGCGTCGCCCGCGGCCGATGAGAGCGGCGCCGCGATGCCCGAGACGCTTGACCTGTGCTTCACCGTGCGCGACACCGGAATCGGAATCTCCGACGATCAGAAGGGACGATTGTTCGAAGCATTCAGTCAGGCGGATACGTCGACCACGCGCAAGTTCGGCGGCACCGGCCTGGGGCTGGCGATCAGCCGCCGCCTCGCGCGCATGATGGGCGGCGACATCACGTTTGAAAGCGCTCCGGGCGCCAGCACGACGTTCGTCTTCACCGCGCGAATTGCATTTGATCCCTCGCAGCCGGCACCGCGGCGCGCCGCGCCAAACAATCTGCGCGAGCGGCCGGTGCTCGTGGTGGACGACAGCGAGACGAGTCGCGAACTGCTTTGCACGCTCCTCTCGGGCTGGTCGATTCCGGTGACGGCCGTCGGCTCGGCCGAAGAGGCGCTCGCTTTGCTCGAACAGCGGAATCACGCGGCCGGTCAAGATCCATTCGGGATGATTGTTCTGGATTGGATGCTGCCGGGCATGGACGGCATCGCGGCGGCCGAGCGGATTCGTGCGCGCGCCGAGACACGATCGCTTCCGATCATCATGATCAGTGCGTATGCAGGGAAGGAAGAAGAAGCGCGGTGCGCCGAGATTGGGGTGAATGTCTTTCTCCCGAAGCCGATCACGGCATCGTCGCTGTTCAACTCGCTGGTCGAGGCACAGGGGGCGCGGGCGCACACGGTCCGCCGCGCGCTGGATCTGCCGCTGGAGCGGGAGTTTGAGGGCGTTCGAGCGTTGCTGGCGGAGGACAACGAGGCCAACCAGATGGTCGCAATGGAGCTGCTTTCGCGCCTGGGGATCGATCTGGAGATCGCGAACAACGGGCGAGAGGCGATCGACATGGCCCGGCAGGACCCCGGCCGCTATGCCGCGATTCTCATGGACATGCAAATGCCGGAGATGGACGGCCTCGAGGCGACGCGCCGCCTGCGCGAGGATGTTTCGTTCAAGTCAATTCCAATCATCGCCATGACCGCCAACGCCATGAAGCAGGACCTGGACGCCTGCATCGCCGCTGGCATGAACGACCACATCACCAAGCCGGTCGATCGCGCCGCCATGCTCACCACGCTTCGCAAGTGGCTGCCCTCCGGGAAGCAGGGCGGCCGTCGATCATCGGCTCCCGGCCAATCGGCTTCGATCCACTCGACTGACTCCATCCCGGCACTTGACGGCTTGAACCTCGCCGGCGCGATGGCCCGATTGGGCCTGGAGTTCGCCAGCCTGCGCAAGATGCTGATCCGTTTCGCGGATGGTCAGAAACAGACCCTGGACGAATTGGCGGCGGCGGTTCGTTCGGCCGACCATTCGGCGGTCGCCCGCTTGGCACACGCCATCGCCGGGGCGGCGGGGAATCTTGGCGCGGATGAGTTGCGTGCGACGGCCAAGACACTCGAACAGGCCGCGCGAGACGGGCAGGGCGGGCTGTCGGCGCTTTACGGACCTGTCGCCGATCAGGCGTCGCGCGTGTTTCGCTCCATTGATTCGCTTCGCCCGGACGCAGCCGGAACGATCGGCGCCGAAAGCGGGCCGTTTGACTCGCGGAAGTTTTGTGCGGCGCTGGAACGGCTTGCCGCGGCGCTGAATGAATCGGACCCGGCGGCGTCGGCGCTGGCGCTGGCCGACCTGAACGGCGCGGGCGCATCGCCGGGCATGGTTGACGACGTGGCGCGCATACGGGCGATGGTCGAGGGCTACGAATTCGACGACGCGGCGCAGGCGGTCGCTCGACTCTTGAAGCAGCAACGGGAGACGATTCAGTGA
- the pleD_3 gene encoding Response regulator PleD, whose protein sequence is MKELSDCRVLIVDDVKANVDVLVEALQTDHKLAVALNGESALKSIEKSPPDLVLLDIVMPGMDGYEVCRRLRANSKTQDIPVMFLSSLDEVKDKTQGFEAGGNDYLTKPFEVLEVKARVRSLLKAKAYSDAVKEKMAAELAVARDIQLGILPSNIAATVKGTHLDVYGKLVPAREVGGDLYEVLKLDDGRLLVAVGDVSGKGIPAALFMAVTTTLVRTMARQHRKPDEILLQVNDALVVQNPRGMFVTMLCMIIDPATGDVCCANAGHPPPVLIRPGADPQLVLNSTAMVAGVMAGIEIGCESIRLNPGETLVLYTDGVTEAFDAQQQLFDESRLVACLEKAGALNAEEAGATVLEAVRRHAGDYPQSDDITVVTVHRKE, encoded by the coding sequence GTGAAAGAGCTTTCCGACTGCCGCGTGTTGATCGTCGACGACGTGAAGGCCAACGTCGACGTGCTTGTGGAAGCCCTGCAGACCGACCACAAGCTGGCCGTTGCGCTGAATGGCGAATCGGCGCTGAAGAGCATCGAGAAATCTCCGCCGGATCTGGTCCTGCTGGACATCGTGATGCCGGGGATGGACGGCTACGAAGTCTGCCGGAGACTGCGTGCCAATTCGAAGACGCAAGACATCCCGGTGATGTTTCTTAGCTCCCTGGATGAAGTGAAGGACAAGACACAGGGGTTTGAAGCGGGCGGCAACGATTACCTCACCAAGCCCTTCGAAGTGCTGGAGGTCAAGGCGCGCGTTCGTTCGTTGCTCAAGGCCAAGGCCTATTCCGACGCCGTCAAGGAGAAGATGGCCGCCGAACTGGCCGTCGCGCGCGACATCCAACTCGGCATTCTGCCGTCGAACATCGCGGCGACGGTGAAAGGGACCCATCTCGACGTTTACGGAAAGCTTGTGCCGGCGCGAGAAGTGGGCGGCGATCTCTACGAAGTGCTCAAACTCGACGACGGCCGATTGCTGGTGGCCGTGGGAGACGTCTCGGGGAAGGGGATTCCCGCGGCGTTGTTCATGGCCGTGACGACGACGCTCGTGCGGACGATGGCCCGGCAGCATCGCAAGCCGGATGAGATTCTCTTGCAGGTGAACGACGCGCTCGTCGTGCAGAACCCGCGCGGCATGTTCGTGACGATGCTCTGCATGATCATTGACCCGGCGACAGGAGACGTATGCTGCGCCAACGCCGGGCACCCGCCGCCGGTATTGATTCGTCCCGGCGCGGACCCGCAACTGGTCCTGAATTCCACGGCGATGGTGGCGGGCGTGATGGCGGGAATCGAAATCGGCTGCGAATCGATTCGGCTCAATCCGGGTGAGACGCTCGTCCTGTACACCGACGGCGTCACGGAAGCGTTCGATGCGCAGCAACAATTGTTTGATGAGTCGAGGCTGGTGGCCTGTCTGGAGAAGGCCGGTGCGTTGAATGCGGAGGAGGCTGGGGCGACGGTCCTTGAGGCAGTGCGCCGCCATGCCGGAGATTATCCGCAGTCCGATGACATCACCGTTGTCACGGTTCACAGGAAAGAGTAA